The Pyricularia oryzae 70-15 chromosome 5, whole genome shotgun sequence genome includes a region encoding these proteins:
- a CDS encoding alpha/beta hydrolase, which translates to MPTPQTQTIPTPWCPISATILQPDPTTTPPHPTDLTLLLLHGNSSSSLAFTHILSRPPPPGVSRVVALDYPGHGRSGNATAEHQRVYTQPGYAAVAAHALAALNIRGRVAVLGWSLGGHVAIELIPLLAPSSLADRAASLGTGPLPGTSPAPSPPPTSEIAIAGIMLVGTPPLGNAAQFKAGFSPGAGECASARESRRGEVGRGGRDALSEISFFALAAEELTDEMVETLTVAGHGPPREQWMADGARRTDGRARRVMAENAFAGELSDQVGIVGASDVLCAVVNGAEEPFVNLDYVDGIRFRNLWKGECHRIPGLGHAPFWEAPDLFWDGYLTPFLADCDAAQAYSL; encoded by the coding sequence ATGCCCACTCCCCAAACCCAAACAATCCCAACACCCTGGTGCCCCATCTCCGCAACCATCCTCCAACCCGACCCCACCACCACACCTCCTCACCCAACCGACCTgaccctcctcctcctccacggAAACTCCTCCAGCTCCCTCGCCTTCACCCACATCCTCTCCCGCCCTCCACCACCAGGCGTATCCCGCGTCGTCGCCCTCGACTACCCAGGCCACGGCCGATCCGGCAACGCCACCGCCGAGCACCAGCGCGTCTACACCCAACCGGGCTACGCCGCCGTGGCCGCCCACGCGCTGGCCGCCCTGAACATCCGCGGCCGCGTCGCCGTGCTCGGTTGGAGCCTGGGCGGCCACGTCGCCATCGAGCTGATCCCGCTGCTGGCGCCGTCCAGCCTGGCCGACCGCGCCGCCAGCCTCGGCACGGGACCTCTACCCGGCACATCCCCCGCCCCGTCACCGCCGCCCACCAGCGAGATCGCCATCGCGGGCATCATGCTGGTGGGGACGCCGCCGCTCGGCAACGCGGCGCAGTTCAAAGCGGGCTTCTCGCCGGGTGCCGGGGAGTGCGCATCTGCGCGGGAGAGCCGGAGGGGCGAGGTTGGTCGGGGCGGGCGGGACGCGCTGAGCGAGATTTCCTTCTTTGCgctggcggccgaggagctgaCGGACGAGATGGTGGAGACGCTGACGGTGGCGGGCCACGGGCCGCCGCGGGAGCAGTGGATGGCGGACGGGGCGCGGCGGACCGACGGGCGGGCGAGGCGCGTCATGGCGGAGAACGCCTTCGCTGGAGAGCTGTCGGACCAGGTCGGCATCGTCGGGGCGAGCGACGTGCTGTGCGCCGTGGTCAACGGGGCCGAGGAGCCGTTTGTCAACCTGGACTATGTGGATGGTATCCGCTTCAGGAATCTGTGGAAGGGCGAGTGCCACCGGATTCCTGGCTTGGGCCATGCTCCGTTCTGGGAAGCCCCTGATTTGTTTTGGGACGGGTATTTGACGCCTTTTCTTGCGGACTGTGATGCAGCGCAAGCATATTCACTCTAA